The nucleotide window AGCCACTTCTGCCCTCCTGCCCTTGATCACAACCCCCTCTCCCTGCTGTGCCCCGCCTGGCGACTTGCCTTTCTCcctgggtggagctggggtgGCGGAGGATCCTGAGGGCCCTGAACGGGACAACTCGCTTTCATGGCTGATGGAAGGGGTGGGGCACGTTGCTGGGAGTTtgaggggtgggggctgagaTTCCGGACGTCAGGAGCAGGGTTGTTTATGCCCACCCACTGCTGGGCAGCACTGGACACGCTTTGTctcatcctcacaaccacccagcGCGGTCTACCccgttatccccattttgcagatgagataaTAAGGGCACGCCGAAGTTAATTGTCCGCTCAGGGTTTCACAGGCCGTAAATACCGCCACAGTTAAGCCTGTGAGGCAGGAGCAGGGGGTGTGTAGGGGTGTTGTCCTTGTAAGGATACTCATTGTGCCACCCAGCCTCTGCTctgggctcctgggctcaggtgtaaggccctgaggtgggcagCTGAAGTCCTCCCACCGCGGGGCTGAGCCGCTCCACATCTCGGGGAGCAGGGCCACAGCGAAACGTCACTCTGTGCTTGTTGCCTGGGAAGGAGCCCGAACCCCGAAACACAGTCAAAAAAGAGCGGGAAGGGGAGGGAGCGGAGACATCTGTCCAGCCCCGGGGAGGTGGCTGCAGGAGCAGCCCCAGCTGCGAAGGGTCTTTACCGGGTGTCGTTTCCTTAGCCCTCTGTGCGCCCCCAGACTGCCACATAGGCCGATACCCTCCTCCTCCCGCACTTGCCAATGGGGCGCAGCCGCACCCTGATGCCCCGGCCTTGGAGGGATCCCCAGGGCGCGGGGCTGGCAGCGGTGCCCGCAGGGACCAGCCACTGCCGCACCCTGCTCCCACAGAGCCTCGAAGGTGTACTGTGCTGTGTCTTGTTCCTTGGCTTTGGGTGTGCGAGCTCTTCGCAAACCGACCCTGGAACTCGCGAGATTGTCACACGCCGCACGCTGCGGGTCAAACATCTGGCCACCCTGTACGTGTACTACCAGGGGAGGGCGCTGGCGGGGAGAGGGTGAAAGGTGGTCCCTCCACTTCGTACCCCGAGGAGGTGTCACTCTCCCAAGCATTTCCCTACAACTTCTTCAAGTCACAGTTGGGCAACATGGGCTGGCGGACTGAGACGAAAAAGAGGGCGCAAAGGGGGCGTGACGCCGGGCCTAGCTGCAGAGGCCACCGAGGCGAGGCGCCGATCGTCCCTTCTGTCCTGTAGAGGGAGCTCCAGCCCCAAATTTCCCGGCTCCCTCCCCCGGCCTGACCGCCCCAGGCCCGCCTGGCGCTGGAATCCGCGGTTAGAAAGGTGCGGCGCGCCCCCGCCCTCCACCCAAGCCCCGCGCCGGATCTCAGACACATGCCTCTTCCAGGGCACGTGGGAAAACCCACTAGGGTGCCAAGACGCATAGATGTCGCCAGGACCCGGGATCCCCAATTCTCATTCGAGCTGGGCAGTGACACAGTCCACTTACAGGGACGAAATGTGCACCCCTAGGCCTCCCTCTTGTCCGTATCCCCCCACCATTACCCCCCGCGCTGGCGTCTGAAAGGAGGAAGGGGGTGCAATGTAGTTAGGAGGAGGACTGAAGCTGGGCGTGCACAGCCCCTCGGATGCAAGACTGAGAAAACCTCAGTTGTGCCTGTCAAAGAATGGGGACGAGGGGAGCGACCAGAACTCCCAACCTAACCCCTGTGCAGCCAGACCTTTATGTACGTCCTTCTGCTCTGTCCAGACTCCGCGGTTTCTCCCTAGACCGGCGGTTTGGGCCCAGTTTCCCAGCTTCTAGTAAGGAATCTTGCTCCTTCTCCCACCTGTGTCTCCTCCGCCCTTCCTCCCGGGCGCCCCAGGTACTTCTCCGGCCGCCTCAATCCCATGGCGCCCGGGCCCCGCCACGGCCGCGCCGCCTCCGCCGCTGCTGTGCCCTCACTGCGCCGTCCAGTCCCTCGTCCTTTCCCGCTGATTCGGGAGATGCTTCCAACAACCgaggtggggtggtgggggaggggggagagacagaaaacaaaaaaaccaccgaACAGAGCCGTCTAGGGGCAGACAGCCGGGTTATAGTCAAAGTGGCAACAGCTCATTTATTTAGCCAAAAATAGATACTTTCTTGTACAATTTGGTTCACACATATGTACATTCTTCTGTATATACAAAAAAGTCAGACACGCTTATTCTCACTGAAACTCCACCCCCCAAAATCAAACGAGCCAACCGAACAAACCTCACAAACGCAGCTAATGCGGGTGGCACAGAAGCGACTTGGGGAGGGCTGAGGACgactggttttatttctttttttctcttttgtttagttttgtttttaggtATTTATACATGGACATGCTTACAAGTCGTAACTATACAGAgcgatttttttttacaattattacaagattaaaaaaaattttttttttaagaactaagATGAGGAGAGAGCCGATAGGACCAGAGCGGCGTCCAGGTGGTTCTGGGGCCTGGAAAGAGAGACAGTGGTAGCAAAGCAGGTGAGATCTAGGGGTGAGATTTGGGGGCGCAGAGGCTGCCTAGGGCGGGGAGACCCTAcctggggttgggactagggggtggggaggtgttgCAATGCAACATTATGTCCGGCTAGAGATTTATGTTCGAGGTTAGGGTTTAACTGTAAGGTGGGCAGGAGGCGTCAGGACCCAAGTCCCCGGCTGCAAGGAGGTGGGCGTCACAGAGCTGCGGCCCGCTCCTGGGGCCTGTGGGCTGGGCCAGGCTCGCTTCCCCCCAAGCGCTGCACCCGCGGGCCGCGCCGGGGTGCCCGTGCTGGGACTGGCGAGCTTTCTCTAGGCCCGCTGGGGCAACGGAGGAAAGAGcttcattccattttttaaaaaacgcgTCGCAGCTGTGCTCCCCTTGGGCAAGAGGCCGTGAGTTCCGCTCgacttcctttctctcccccgcCTGCCAGTCCCCCATCCCCCCTAACCTCGGGGTCTCTTACCGCCTGGGCACGGGCTGGAAAGCTGTCTTGAGTAACTTTTTCTCCACTTCCAAGGCACTACAGCGATCTAAGGGAAGCgggggaagaaagaggagggCCTTTAGAGCGCTCCGTTCCCGCGCCCAGGGCCGCGGGGGGCAGGAGCGGAAAGGTTCGAGCCTTGTGCCCCCCGGCCCTACCCATCCTCGCCAGCCTCGGCGCGACCCCCGCGACCGCCGCCTCCCTCCACGCCCCGCGCTCAGCAGTCACCTGTTCCGCCCTCGGGCTCCGCGGGCCGAGcgaaggcggcggcggcggcggcagccgGGTGGCCTGCGGCTCCGGGAAGTCCCAGCAGGTGCGGAGGGGCCGAACCCAGCAGAGAGAGCGGGTGCGGGCGTGGGCCGGGCGGCGGGCCTGGGAACGGCCGGTTGGTCCAAGCGGTGAACTTGCCCAGCGGCGCCGAGACCAGTCTGTGAGccgcagcggcggcggcggccggagagagctgcagggctgggggcgCTACGGCTGCCCCTGGGGGAGAACCCCCCGCGCCTGGAGGTGAGCGGCGCGGGTTGTCTGGGCTTGTGGCTGTCTCGGCCAGGGACCAGATCTTGGGCTTTTGCAAGGTGGAGGCGGGCGCTGGTGCGGGAGCGCAAGGGTCCAGGCCTGCGGGGGGCGAGGGCGGAGATGGCAGAGCCGCGGCCACCGGTGGTGGCGCTGGGGCCAGACTCAAGACCGGCAGTGGCCGGTCCTCCAAGCCCTCAGAGCTGTCTTCCGAATCGCTATTTTTGGAGTCCGAAATAGGTCCCAGGCCGAGGTCGCCATCCCTACGCACCGCCCCAGCCAGGGACAGCTCAGGCCCGGCGGCCGCGCCGTCTAAGTTCTCCAAATCGATCTCCTCGTCCTCGTCGTCGTCCGCCAGGCCCTCGCCCCccgtgtcctcctcctcctcccccacgaGCTCCTCCTCTTCCAGCTCCAGCTCGCGTTTGCcgtcctcctcgtcctcctcttCGTCTTCCTCCTCGCGCTCGCTCCCGTAAGCGTTGCCCTCTTCATCAGTGCGGCTGCGAGGCGCCCAAGTCATCTTGTTCTCCTTCTTGAGGCGCCGGCGCGCGTTGGCGAACCAGGTGGACACCTGGGTGAGGGTCATCTTGGTGATGATGGCCAGCATGATCTTCTCGCCCTTGGTGGGGTAGGGATTCTTGCGGTGCTCGTTGAGCCAGGCCTTGAGCGTGCTGGTGCTCTCCCGAGTGGCGTTCTTGGGACGGGACGGATCCCCGAACTGGTACTGGCCATACGGGTAGAAGGCGGGGTGCGGGTGCGAAaacgcggcggcggcggccggatGCTGCACCCCGGGGCTGTCCTTCAGCTCATACTGCGCGCCCTGTACTCACATGGGGAAGGAAGGGACACACGCAGAGGGAGCGCCGGTGAGCCCAGCCATCGCTGCCTCCACCCTCCTGGCCTGGACCCGGATACTCTACTCCCGCCCTCACCTCGCCCGGCACCCTAGCTCCACCATCCCCACCCTTCCCGGCTCCTCGGGTGCTTACCAGTTGCGGGAAGATGGGCAGCTCCGCGGCGTAGGGCAGGAAGGCGCCATAGCCttgggcggcggcggcggccgctgcGGCCGCAGCATAGGGCGCCCCGTACACGGACGAGAGCACGTTGGACAGGGACCCCGAGGCGGCCAGCTCCGAAGCTCCGGCGCCCGGGCCGCCCCGGGATCCcgcgctgccgccgccgctggcGGCCCCCGGGCGCTCGGGCGGGTAGATTGGGCGGATGTACTGGTATCCAAGCTGGGGGAAGGACATGGTGGCCCGTGGGGCACGGACAGAGAGGGGGCCCGGCCCCCGGGGCCGCCCAGCTCAGCGCCGCCCGCGGGCTCCGGCGCGCATCGGGGACTGGGCCGGGCTGGGGCCGCGCTGCCTCCCGCGCTGCGCTGCGCTCCGGGTTCGCCTATTGATCTGttccgcggcggcggcggcggcggcggcgagtaGCCAGGTCAGGTCCGAACAGATTGGCGGAGATTCCCGGGGCTCCGGGCTCTGATTGACATTTCTCCGGGGCCGCAAGCCCCTCCTCTCTGCGCCGCGCTCCCTCCTCTCGGCAGCCCGAGCCGCCTCTGCCCGCGCCTCGCTCCTCACTGCCCTCCTCTCCCGGAGCAGTGTCGCGCCTCGCTTCCTTCGCCCTCCTCTAGTTTTCACTCCCCCTCCTcgcccttcctctctcccccctcccctccctgcgcTCCTCTTCCCCCCAGGATCGCTTCCGCTGCTTCGGGCTCTTGAACTCTCCTGGACGCCAGGAAACTCTCTCGCTTTTTCCTCtgtcctctttccctttctcactATTGCTTCTCCTCCCCTGTCTGTTCCCTTCACTTTTCTGCTCTCACTACTTCGATTCTTTAAATCTTTCTGTCTTTACTCACACAatactctccccaccccccaccaagcTTTCCAGCCTCTGCGCCCTGGGCTAAGGCAGCCTAAAGTTGTGGACACTTAGGGTACCGTGCGGGGGTGTGTGTGTCCCCGCCCTTCCACCCCTTCTCTCGCCCTTCCCCAAATCTCGGGTCTGACGTCGCGCCCTCTTATTCGACTTTTCCTCGAGTCTCCTCCCCGAGTCGCCAATCGCCGGGGCGCCTTACGGGCGAGGCCGCCCACCCCCGCGGATACCGCgcgcagggcggggcggggcaggggcgggagcCCGGCTCTGCGAGTCCCTTCCCGCCCCTCCTGCCTGCGCCGGGAGGGGGGGCGAGAGGCGCGGGGACGCGGGTTAGTGCAGGGTCAGCtggcccctccccgcctcccgccCCTCCGTGCCTGTCCGCGCGCCGCAGCTCAGGACCTGGGTCGGGACCGGACCCTGGGCCTAGGCAGGCCCCGGGGCTGTCCTCTGCCCGGGCCCCTTTGCCAGCTCGCACCTCTCGGCTCCCGGCCCTTTCCGCGGCGTAGGGAAGGAGCTAGAAGAATGCGCGGAGGCGGAGTGGGTGGTGGGAGAATGCGTCCTCATCGCGTCTTCAAAGGCTACCTCACTGCTCTGGGGGGCGAGGCAGCTCCCTACCCAAGAGGACCGAACGCTGAAATTGGCCACATTAACGCCGCCCCAGTGTCCGCGTGCGAATCCCTCAGTAAAAATGGCGCCTCGGCCAGGGGGCTGAAGGGTGGACACCTCGGGGGTCCTGGGGAGCCGTTTTGCGTATGCGCAGCCCGCCGGCGCTCAGAGCGGGCGTGCAatgggggaggagcagggagccagACCGCGGAGGCCCCAGGAACTTTTGGAGTTCAAGAAGTTTTTATATTGGCGTTTTCGGTCTGTAGAGATTCTTCCTTAAAAGACCCCTTGTCCTGCTCCCGGTCCCCGAGCCAACCCCTTTTCTTCCTGCAGGGACCGGAGGCCGGACTTTATGGTGGGATGTTTCCTAAATCGAACTTGAAATCCCAGGATCGGGCGCCCACCTTCACGGATTAGGGCGTGCAGCTGAGGGTTGCGCCGGGGGGCTTAGCGGTCAGGCCGCGGCGGCGACCCACTGTAGGCCAGGCCTGGGGCGGGCGCGCCCGGGGACAAAACGGGGACGGCGACTATGCCGTGGAGTGACCAGCCCCAGCTCGGAGGCGGAAACCGGCCGCCTGGCACCGACTGATCGAGGAATCTGAATCCGAATTCCACCAGTGGAGAGATCAGAGGGTCTTGGCCCCGGCTGTCTGATCCCAGCAGCTCTGGGGAACCCACTTCCAGAATGAGAGATGTTTCTACCTCCTGGACACCCAGCTTtgaccccacccccccacctcccacctccacctctctCTATGAGACGGGTCTTGGCACAGGTCCGCAGCTCTAGTTGGTGTAGATGCCGAAAAACTTGGGGGGAAAGACAAGGGAAGATTTGGGGATGACAGGGTTTGGGGAGCAAGGAGGGAAAGTGGGGTATTCCCAAATTGGGTCTGAGCTGCTTCCTtatcccctccccggcccccttTGCCTGGTGCCAGGTCGCTTGGAGCCTTCTCAGGAGGCTGGCCAGAGGAGGAGACATCAGGGGCCGCCCTGGCCTTGAAATGTCTCCCAGTCGCCTGATTTCGTTTCCAGTTAAACTTCTCCGAGAGTATCTTAGGGAATCTTGGGCTCACCTTCAAGAGAAACATCTTGGGGTTACAAAATTGAGAGTAACACCATTTCCAGGGATGTTCTCTAGGTGTCGGACCTCGATCCTCGACGGCCCTGAAGTCCTAGTGTTTGCACAGTGATGGTAACAGACTAGTGGGGAGACGAGGGGGAGATTCCGAGGCGGGGAGCTGGGGCTGCACTGTACGTGCTCGGGTGAAACGCCCGGTATTTAAATCAGCTctttcagaaggaaaagaaaaaacaataatgaGCCTCGGAGATGCTCCTTCCGCATTAACCGGCTATCGACCTGGCTGTGTCGGACTGCGGGCGGCGGGAAGGAGGCCGGGGAAGGAAGGGCAAGGCTGTTCTCAGGGAACCAGTCAAGCCGGCCAGGGGCGCCCACAGCCCAGACGGTGAACCTCCAGACTCAGACGTGGACCCGAAAATCTCGAATAATTAGATCCCTCCAGGCGCCCCAGGCCCTGAGCAGAAGCGGTCTCCAGGCGGCTACCCTAGTAGGGAAcagccctggcctggcagggCGATCTGCACCCCACGTCGAGACTTAGGGTTCCAGGCACCCGAACCCCGACGTGGCGCTGGTCCCCCAGCTCGACAGGGCCAGTGGAGCCCCACTCCATCCTGAACTCGAGGGTCCACAGGCGGCTGAACATTTTCCAGGGATTTTGAAACCAAGAGGTTAGGTCAGAGTGACACACTTGCACAGGGAAGAAAAGCAGGTGCATGAAAGTTGATTTGGGAAAGACGTGCGCGCAACAACTGCGCCGGCCGCATGCAGAAGCTTCCCCATCATCTCTCCTTCTTCCAACGTCCCCAGCGCACAAAGCGTTTTGGAGATTAGCTGCAGGCGCTCTTTCAACGCGGCCCTGGGCGCGAGGAGGGTTCGGAGAAGGTGTCTGTCGCACACACTTCGCGGGCATGCGCCGGACACGCCGTGGAAGCCGCTGCCCGACGTGTGCACCGGGCCTGCGGCCCGCCAGGCTCTGGGATTGTGCGGCGCACTGCGCACGAGTCCCGAGCCACCAGGcccccttcctgctccctcctcGGCCAGCCTCAGGGTGCGCGCGCGTCCCCACGGGAGGGGGGAGCCGCCGCAGCCCTGTgtctcccagcccaggcccttctgtcctcccctcccaggcctgtAGTTCCCGGGCGGCGGTGCGGGCAGGCGATCCCTGCGCTTCCTGCAGACGCCGCGGCGCGCGCTCCCACCGTTCCCTCCCCCCGCGCTCGGGTTACAGGTTAATGAAATGCTCGTTTTCCTcagtcatttgttttgttttcctgcaaAGTTCTGATAAGTAGCTAACCAACGAAGCTTGTAATTACAATCTTACAGAAACCGGGCCGATCTGTATATAAATCTCACCATCCAATTACAAGATGTAATAATTTTGCACTCAAGCTGGTAATGAGGTCTAATACTCGTGCATGCGATAATCCCCTCTGGATGCTGGCTTGATCAGATGTTGGCTTTGTAATTAGACGGGCAGAAAATCATTATTTCATGTTCAAATAGAAAATGAGGTTGGTGGGAAGTTAATTTCTCTCCGCTCTGTGAAGCGTAGACAAgaatttaatgatttaattaCAGTTGTAAGCCCTTTCCATGAGACTTAAATTGagctgagaatattttttttccttctctctctctctctccctctctctctttcgcGGTCTCTCTCGCCGCTATTAGCAGCCGCACGGACTCCCGAGTGCGTGGCCTGGCGTCCGCGCCGGGAGGGATTCGCGTTTGGCCAGGAATCCGGAGTCCCGAGCATCCCAGGAGGCGCGGGCCCCGCTCCGGAACGCGCGGCCGCTCTCCGCCAGCCGCCAGGGCCTCGCAGGCCCTCCGTGGGTCCGGAGAAGCGATGGGGAAACTTTGGGGGAAACTTTGCCAACTTCGCTGTCGGCGCGGGAGAGGCTGCCGCCAGAGTGGCCGCAGCAGCGGCGCGC belongs to Eulemur rufifrons isolate Redbay chromosome 23, OSU_ERuf_1, whole genome shotgun sequence and includes:
- the IRX3 gene encoding iroquois-class homeodomain protein IRX-3, producing MSFPQLGYQYIRPIYPPERPGAASGGGSAGSRGGPGAGASELAASGSLSNVLSSVYGAPYAAAAAAAAAAQGYGAFLPYAAELPIFPQLGAQYELKDSPGVQHPAAAAAFSHPHPAFYPYGQYQFGDPSRPKNATRESTSTLKAWLNEHRKNPYPTKGEKIMLAIITKMTLTQVSTWFANARRRLKKENKMTWAPRSRTDEEGNAYGSEREEEDEEEDEEDGKRELELEEEELVGEEEEDTGGEGLADDDEDEEIDLENLDGAAAGPELSLAGAVRRDGDLGLGPISDSKNSDSEDSSEGLEDRPLPVLSLAPAPPPVAAALPSPPSPPAGLDPCAPAPAPASTLQKPKIWSLAETATSPDNPRRSPPGAGGSPPGAAVAPPALQLSPAAAAAAAHRLVSAPLGKFTAWTNRPFPGPPPGPRPHPLSLLGSAPPHLLGLPGAAGHPAAAAAAAFARPAEPEGGTDRCSALEVEKKLLKTAFQPVPRRPQNHLDAALVLSALSSS